The Methylocaldum marinum genome includes the window GAAAAATCAGGAATAGTCATGATGAGCGCGACCGTGAACGAACGCAGGCACAACACGAATAGAATGATCGAGGAACTTTTGGAAGAGAGGCGGCAGGTATGGTCTCTGTATTGCACAATCGCTGGAATGAAGCCATTTTCCGTGGATCAGCCGCTGCGGTCGAAGATTCAGGAGTTTTGCCAATTGCTGATCGATTACATTTCCTTGGGACATTTCGGCATTTACCAACGTATCATCGACGGCACCGAGCGCCGGCGGAAAGTGCTCGAAGTAGCGGAAAACATTTACCCTCGCATTGCCGAAACCACCGATGTGGCGGTGGATTTCAACGACAAGTACGAAGCGCTGACTGAGGACGCGGTCGAAGCCCACCTGAAGGATGACTTGTCCAAGCTCGGCGAGGAATTGGCGATGCGCATCGAACTCGAGGATCAATTGATTTCGAGCATGATCGCCTGATGAAAACCCCACAACGGGCGGATTTTTCGTGATCCGGTCACGAAACCCGGCCCCTGCTTAATTCACGATACGGCCGATGAACTATTGCACACACTGCGGCACTTCGCTCAGGAGAGGCATCCCCGAGGGCGATGATCGCCCGCGCCACATCTGCGATGCCTGCGGGACCATCCATTATCAGAACCCGAAGCTGATCGCCGGATGTATTCCGGTGTGGCAGGACCGGATATTGCTGTGCAAGCGCGCCATCGAACCGCGCCTCGGCTACTGGACCCTGCCGGCAGGCTTCATGGAACTCGGCGAAACCCTGCCGGATGCAGCCCGCCGCGAAGCTCGCGAAGAAGCCAACATCGAAGTGGAACTCGACTCGGTGTACAC containing:
- a CDS encoding sigma D regulator, producing the protein MSATVNERRHNTNRMIEELLEERRQVWSLYCTIAGMKPFSVDQPLRSKIQEFCQLLIDYISLGHFGIYQRIIDGTERRRKVLEVAENIYPRIAETTDVAVDFNDKYEALTEDAVEAHLKDDLSKLGEELAMRIELEDQLISSMIA
- a CDS encoding NUDIX hydrolase; its protein translation is MNYCTHCGTSLRRGIPEGDDRPRHICDACGTIHYQNPKLIAGCIPVWQDRILLCKRAIEPRLGYWTLPAGFMELGETLPDAARREAREEANIEVELDSVYTIFSLPHISQVYVFFRAQMLEERYSAGSETLEARLFREDEIPWTEISFETVYRSLRLFFADRKHGGYSFRLETIMPDQRRMMGD